GTTCGGCAATCTCGAAGGCTGGGTGCAGAGCGGCGAGGCGCGGGTGTGGAAACTCCGCGCGGTGCTGCCCTCGATCTCGGCCAGCTGCTATGCCTCGATCCATACCGGGGTCACCCCGCAGGAACATGGCTGTACCGGCAATGGCAATGTGTTCCGCCTGTCGCACAAGGATATCTTCAGCCAGGTGCGCGCGGGCGGTGGTGTCACCGGCGCGGTCACCCACAGTTTCTGGTCGCAGTTCTTCAACCGTCACCCGTTCGACTACGTGCGCGACGTGGAATATGACGAGCCTGAAAGCGACACGATCAACCATGGTCGGTTCCACACCATGACCGGCTATGGCCATGACAACCAGATGACGCCCTCGGATGTGGACCTGTTCGCAACGCTCACCAATCTTTGCCTGCGCTTCGGGCTGAGTTACGGCATCCTGCACACCTGCACGCTGGACAGCATGGGGCACCGGTTCTTTCACGACTGTACCGAGATGGACCATGCCTGTTTCGTGATGGACGAGATGCTGGCCCCCTTCATCCCGCGCTGGCGGCAGTTGGGCTATGACGTGATCGTCACCGCCGATCACGGCCAGGACGAGCGTGGCCATCACGGCGGTCGCCACCCGCTGCAGCAGGAGACCGCGCTTTACTACTTCGGCGATGCCGAGGGGCCGGACCCCGAGACGGTGATCGACCAGCTGCAACTGGCGCCCACGATCCTGGACCGCCTTGGCGCGCCGATTGCCGAGACAATGAAGGCCGGGTCTTTCCTGACCTAACAGGGCGTGGCAGGCTGGCGGTGTTTCGATCAACCGCTTTGCACACGGAGATATCGCGATGCGCCGCCTGCTGCTGGCCCTGTTGCTTGCCCTGCCCCTGCCCGCCCTGGCCGATGACGGCTGTCACGACCTGTGGTTCACCCGCAATCTGATCATGGATCGGGCCGGGTATTGTTTCGGCTCGACGCTGGGTCAGGCAGCGTTCGACAATCGCGGCTGTATCGGCAAATCCGTCAGCCTAGGCGCCGCCGAACAGCGGCTGGTCGCACACATCCGCGCGCTGGAGCAAAGCCATGGATGCCGGGTGAATACCGGTCAGACCTGGTTGGATCTGGATGACGTGTTCTGGCGGCGCCAACTATGGGTCCTGCCTGTACGCGATGAGTTCGAAAGTGCCTGTCTGGGCTGGCTGGGGCCGGTGATCGCATTACGCGCCGGACCGGGCCATGGCACCGCGCAGATCGGCCAGATCCTGCCCGGTGACACCGTCGGCTATGCCCACATCCCGGTCGACGGCTGGACCTATGTCACCGCCCACGCCCCGGATTGGCAGGTCAAGAGCGGCGGCTGGCTAGACCTCTCGATCCCCGAGCAATGCCGGGATTTCGCGGGCTGAGCCTAATCGTAGGGCCAGAGCCCCTGTCCCAGCGCCTCGATCGCCAGGGTGATCCGCTCGAAACTGTCGGCGGCGCGGGTGACACTGGAGCGCGCCCGCAGATAGCCATGCACCAGCCCCTCTTCGTTGATCCAGGCGGCGCGGCCCCCGGCGGCGGCGATGGCGGCGCAATAGTCGCGGCCATCGTCGCGCAGCGGGTCGCAATCGGCGGTCACCGCAACAGTGGGCGGCAGGCCCGAGAAATCGCTGTCCGACAGCGGCGCCCAGGTGGAATCGCCCGCGGGCACAGGCCCATCGAAACGCACGGACTGGTAAAAGGCCACATCCGCCGTGCTCAGCATCGGCGCCTCGGCATGTTCGCGGTACGAGGGCGCCTCGGGCCGGGCCGACAGCAGCGGATAGATCAGCACCTGCCCCCAGATCTCGCGGCGCTGACCGCGCAGGCGATGCGTCACCGCGGCCATCAGATTGCCGCCGGCGCTGTCACCGGCCAGCACGATGGGATCGCCGAACTCGGTCTCGGCCCACCCCACGGCCGTCAGGCAATCGTCCAGCTGCACCGGGTGGTGATGTTCCGGGCAGAGCCGGTAATCAACCGCCACCACGCGATAGCCGGTGCTGGCACAAATCTCGGCGCAGACATCGTCATGGCTGTCGAGCCCACCCAGCACAAAGCCACCGCCATGGGCATAGACCACGGTGCGGGTGGGCTGTCCGGCCCAATAGAGCCGGACCGGGACGCCATTGGCGTCGCGATCCACGGCCTGCACCCCCTTGGGCCTGCCCGCATGAAAGGCGCGGCACATGGCGTCATAGACCTGCCGCTGCGCCGCGATGCTCAACCCGGTGGCGTCCTCGGGATAGCTTTCAGAGGTGCGCCGGATAAAGGCCCATGTCTCAGCGTCGATCAGCCGGTCATATGCCACCAGTTGCGCGGCCTCGCTCACTCTGCCCACTCCCAGGGCCGGGTATAGGCGCCCAGCACTTTGGCCACCTCATCCTCGGTGGCGCCATGTGCGGCAAGCTGCGCCACCAGCCCGCGTTTCTTGTCGTCGATGACCGACACCACCCGCGCGGCCAGGCCCGCCTCGGTCAGGGCGCCATTATAGACGCGGGTGATTGCGTTCTTGCGCAGGTCGGGCTTGAACACCTTGCCCACGGCGGTCTTGGGCAGTTCCGGCAAGATGGTCATATGCTTGGGATGGGCGGCGCGTTCATGCACATGCACCTTGCAATGTTCCAGCAGCTCGGCCTCGGTCACCTTGCCGCCCTCGACCAGTTCGACAAAGGCGCAAGGCACCTCGCCCGCATGGGCATCCGGCTGGCCGATGGCACCGGCGAAGGCCACCGCCGGGTGGCCCAGCAGCGCCTCTTCAATCTCGGCGGGATCGATATTGTGACCGCCGCGAATGATCAGATCCTTGGCCCGGCCGGTGATCCACAGATAGCCATCCGCGTCAAAGCGGCCCAGATCACCGGTGCGCAGATGGGTTCCGTAATAGTAGAGGTCCTTGTTCTTGTCCTCTTCGGTATAGGTATTGCCGGCATAGACGCCCGGGTTCGAGATGCAGATTTCGCCGATCTCGTCCACCGCGCATTCGACGGGGCCGTCGGGCGTGCCCTTGATGATCTTCACATCCGAATAGGGGAACGGAATGCCGATCGAGCCGATCTTCTTCTCGCCGTCCACCGGGTTGCAGGACACCAGGCAGGTTGCCTCGGTCAGGCCGTAGCCCTCGACGATGGTGACGCCGGTCGCCTTTTCAAAGCGGCGGAACAGTTCCACCGGCAGCGGCGCCGATCCCGAAAACGCGGTCTTGACGCTCGAGATATCGGCATCGACCGGGCGCTGCATCTTGGCCGAAATGGCGGTAGGCACCGTGATGATGAATGTCACCTTCCAGCGCTCGATCAGTTTCCAGAAATTGTCGAACACACCGTCGCCGCGATAGCCGGCGGGGGTCGGGAACACCACATGCGCGCCCGAGGACACCGCCGCCATCACGATCACGTGGCAGGCAAACACGTGGAACAGCGGCAGCGGACACATGATAGTGTCCTCTTCGTTGAACAGCAGTGTATGGCCCAGCCAGCCGTTATAGATCATGCCGGAGTATTTGTGTTGCGCCACCTTGGGCATGCCGGTGGTGCCACCGGTGTGGAAATAGCAGGCCACCCGGTCACCGGTGGAATCGGCGAAGGTCAGCTCGGTCGGCTGCTTGCGCATCTCGCGGTTGAAGCTGAGGTAATCGGCATGGGCCAGATGTTCCTTGTCCGCCATCTTGGGGCGCACCAGCGGCACGATCCAGGATTTCGGCGGCGTCAGATAGCGGTTCAGATCAACCTCCAGCACCGTATTCACATGCGGGGCGTGGCGCACCGCCTCGGCCACCTTCTGCGCGATATCGGTCT
The window above is part of the Ruegeria pomeroyi DSS-3 genome. Proteins encoded here:
- a CDS encoding alkaline phosphatase family protein, which encodes MDRKLLLIILDGVPYRNFRRLFGNLEGWVQSGEARVWKLRAVLPSISASCYASIHTGVTPQEHGCTGNGNVFRLSHKDIFSQVRAGGGVTGAVTHSFWSQFFNRHPFDYVRDVEYDEPESDTINHGRFHTMTGYGHDNQMTPSDVDLFATLTNLCLRFGLSYGILHTCTLDSMGHRFFHDCTEMDHACFVMDEMLAPFIPRWRQLGYDVIVTADHGQDERGHHGGRHPLQQETALYYFGDAEGPDPETVIDQLQLAPTILDRLGAPIAETMKAGSFLT
- a CDS encoding DUF4453 domain-containing protein, whose protein sequence is MRRLLLALLLALPLPALADDGCHDLWFTRNLIMDRAGYCFGSTLGQAAFDNRGCIGKSVSLGAAEQRLVAHIRALEQSHGCRVNTGQTWLDLDDVFWRRQLWVLPVRDEFESACLGWLGPVIALRAGPGHGTAQIGQILPGDTVGYAHIPVDGWTYVTAHAPDWQVKSGGWLDLSIPEQCRDFAG
- a CDS encoding alpha/beta hydrolase — translated: MAYDRLIDAETWAFIRRTSESYPEDATGLSIAAQRQVYDAMCRAFHAGRPKGVQAVDRDANGVPVRLYWAGQPTRTVVYAHGGGFVLGGLDSHDDVCAEICASTGYRVVAVDYRLCPEHHHPVQLDDCLTAVGWAETEFGDPIVLAGDSAGGNLMAAVTHRLRGQRREIWGQVLIYPLLSARPEAPSYREHAEAPMLSTADVAFYQSVRFDGPVPAGDSTWAPLSDSDFSGLPPTVAVTADCDPLRDDGRDYCAAIAAAGGRAAWINEEGLVHGYLRARSSVTRAADSFERITLAIEALGQGLWPYD
- a CDS encoding acyl-CoA synthetase; its protein translation is MPFAGLEDRARVENEMPWEARDVPATLHQLLTRTATRFPGHKAMSYQLLSGPTDKAETLTWSQLLSKVNQTANLFRSLGIGENDVVAYVLPNTSETLITMLAGAVAGIVNPINPLLEPEQIAAILRETNAKVVVTLKPFPKTDIAQKVAEAVRHAPHVNTVLEVDLNRYLTPPKSWIVPLVRPKMADKEHLAHADYLSFNREMRKQPTELTFADSTGDRVACYFHTGGTTGMPKVAQHKYSGMIYNGWLGHTLLFNEEDTIMCPLPLFHVFACHVIVMAAVSSGAHVVFPTPAGYRGDGVFDNFWKLIERWKVTFIITVPTAISAKMQRPVDADISSVKTAFSGSAPLPVELFRRFEKATGVTIVEGYGLTEATCLVSCNPVDGEKKIGSIGIPFPYSDVKIIKGTPDGPVECAVDEIGEICISNPGVYAGNTYTEEDKNKDLYYYGTHLRTGDLGRFDADGYLWITGRAKDLIIRGGHNIDPAEIEEALLGHPAVAFAGAIGQPDAHAGEVPCAFVELVEGGKVTEAELLEHCKVHVHERAAHPKHMTILPELPKTAVGKVFKPDLRKNAITRVYNGALTEAGLAARVVSVIDDKKRGLVAQLAAHGATEDEVAKVLGAYTRPWEWAE